One Triticum dicoccoides isolate Atlit2015 ecotype Zavitan chromosome 3B, WEW_v2.0, whole genome shotgun sequence genomic window, GCCCTGCAGGGACGTTGAGGAGGCGTTCAGGCTATGGGAGTTTCCCTATCGAAAGACATCATTCGTCGAGGAGGAATGATCATACCGAACGTTTCGTTCGGTCTGACCTATACCTGGCCATCCCTCGGGCCGTGCCGGACTTCGGACCATGCCTAACCAAGCCCGATGCGAAAAAACCAGGCCCGGTGCGGCCCGGGCGTCGGGCCCAAAAattaggcccaagcccggcccgccAGTGCAAAAGCCCACCAGGCCTCAAGCCTCGGGGCGGGCCTCTTCATTAATGCACTAATATGGTGGGCCTGGGCCCGGCCTTCGGGCTTGAAATCTAGGCCTGAGCCCGGCGCGTGGacagggccgggctgcccatggccaggtctaGTCTGGCCGCTTCGCAGACCAAAAGTTCGGCCAATATCGGCATCCTATCTTTTGGAACATCCACAACTGGCTTCCACAGAGTTtcttttgttggaatggtttccagTAAACAATCCCATCATGATCAAAAGCATATTTGACATATTTGTGTCGAACTTACTCACAGAAAAAAAGTATTGCTCTCTCagtcccgaattacttgtcttgcatttgtctagatacgaatgtatttagacatgttttagtgttagatacatccgtatgcagacaaatttaagacaaataATTTAGAACGAAGGTAATACTACTTAACATCATTTTCATTGATTTAATAGTATCACTAGACATATTTATTTTTTAGATGAAAATCATGTACACACATACATTTGCTTTCAGGTATATATATCATACACTTCAGAAAGTATATAAGCTGTTGGCGATCTTGACCAGGGCATCACAGAGCTCCCTTGGCCTAGAGCTCATGATGGCATGGTCAGCTCCAGCGATCTCCTCGACCTCCGTGCCGGGGCTTAACACCACCATCCAACGCTGCATCTCCTCGGTGCTGGAGCTATCAGCCTTGGCTACCACGTATACCTTCCTCACCGACCCGTAGTTGTCGTCGGTGAGCAGGCTTGCATCCTTCATCATTGGATCGTCAATGAACTGGTTTCCCGGCCTGACCAACATTTTTGCCAGGGCCAAATCCTGCATCAACATTGTGAAATGAATCAAATAATGGGTCTACTGAAAGCGGGTAAGGCGAAGAGTTAATTAATTTAGTATATTCATTTTTGCGAATATTTTCTTGGGGTATCATGTTGCCAAGATTAGTTCATTAAAGGGAGATCAATAGGATGTTAAATTGTGTTGTGCACCTCAGGTGGATTTTGCTGGTAATACTTGCGTGCTAAGAAGTCTGGGCCCACTATGATTGCAACCCCTGCACCCTGGTTGTTGCTGATTGGCAGCATCTTGCAGTCCATGAGTAGTCCTTCCGATGATGTTCTTCGCATGAACTAATTGCATCAATCACAAGATAAGATAAAAATTAACATTAATACTGGAGTTACAGAGTCAGAGACCACCTTTTATATTCCAACAAAAAATGGTTCATATAACATTTCTTCAAACATTATAATTTGATTATCTTTATCATTTTTTTAGTATTAGATACTTGAAAAGCATGTATAGGTTCATGGAATATATCTTCATAGTGTTGTAATTTTATGGACTATTATGCAATATACATATTTTACAACAGAAACTTTTTGTTAAAGTTGCATATTCGAAGCATATCAAATTTGTATTAGATACTTGATACAGAGTCGACATAGTCAAATATACAAAATTTGATATGGGGTAGCATTTTCTAGTATACATAGCGTGGATGTTTGATAGAAGACATGGTATAGACCACTCTATATAGAAAAGGGGTACCTTTTCTTGTATGCCTAGGGGACTGGTACAGAGTGGATGTTTTGGTCAACGCTCAACAGAGAATAACAAAAAGAAAACCATCCACATTTGACATACCTCCTCGGTGGGGACGCCCATGTGCTTGCCAACGCACGGCATCGCGGCGGCTGCGAACACGGCGGCGGCGACCTTGCCGGGGAACCTCTCCATGGCTAGCGCCAAGCTGAGCCCGCCATGGCTGTGCCCGACCAGAATCAGCCTCTCGCCGTCACCCTCCGGCGCCGCGGCCACCACGTCGAGCAGCGGCCGCGAGTAGTCCTCGAACGAGTGCACCTCGTCGACGCGCGCCGGGTGGGCGCCAGAAGCGGCGAGGTCGACCGCCGTGACGCGGTGCCCCGCTGCCTCAAGCGCCGCGACCACCTTTTACCAGCACCACGCGCCGTGGCAGAGGCCGTGCACCAGGATGAAATGGTTCCTCACGCTGTTGCTCTGAGTGCTCTCCATTTTTCCTGTGTAAAATTTGTTTGGGTGTTGGACGTTTCTTGCCACGCGCACGGACCGATATTTATAGTGCAAACTGGTCTTGCTCGAACGCTTATCGGTCATCAGCTTCTACTGCAAGAAAAATGCGACGACTTGTTTTTGGACGTTCGTGCCCATGGGTCTCTAGAAGACAATTTTATATCCAGGATCGAGTACTAAATTGAatcagatcaacttgatcaacaagATAGGTAGACCAGCCACGAGACTTTGACTGGTGGTGACGCAAGGCAGATGTAAACATTATGGAAATTCTAGCTAAACAAATTAGGAAGGATGTTCAGTTCTACTTCTACACGTCAGAACCACTGTGTCAGCTGAAGTAACCACCCACAAGCTAATCACTAAATGTGCAGGCTAATTTTGTTAGACATAACAATTGTAATGTCTCCCCCGTATGAACACACAACAAAGACAGCAGGACAATCTCCTTTCTGGTACCGATATCTTTGGTTTGCCACCACATCCTCCGTTCTCTTTGAAGAGTTGATAAATTTGCTGCAATTATTTAATTTTTTGGACTTTTTGAAAATGCAATGGTCAAATGCACCACACTGGTCAATGATCAACTGGGAGCGaactagggcgtgtttggttgccgtcgGCTATAGTACCTCGGTTGCATACCCTTCTCCACTCAGTCTGGCTCAAAAAAAACAGCCTCATATGCGAcatctgcaagttgtttggttACCTGCATATGGACTTTCTGCATTAGGTGATCAACTTTGACACGTTGTTTGATTGACTGCATTGTCTTGGCGCATAAGACTACAcgttgtttggttgcccgcatggagtatgattaagagctagcacttgcacttagcacaCAGGGTTAAGAACTAGTAGAGGAAGGGGGAGAAGAAATGCAGTGTGCGCCGGACCATGGCGACTGCGGTGGGTAGTGGCTGTGGCACCGTGTCCGACATGACAAGCAAGGAGTCGTGGGCGAGTGACCCCGTCAACGGCATGGCGAGCGATACCGTCGGCGAACTAGTTGTGGTGTTCGTGCAAAGACAGTCGACAAAGGAGGAAAATGCAGTGCTCGCGTCATGGTATCGTCAGTGCAGTGGACGAGAGTGGAGGCCGAGATGATTGATGCTAGAAacgactccagtgtagtagggcgagagagagaggaggccaagATGATCGACCCCGTCCGTGGTGCGGCGAATTACAGTGTGTGCGCCATTGCAGCGTCAGTGCAGTAGGAGGACGACAGAGAATAGGCTGAGATGAGCGGCGCCGGAAACAACTCTAGTGTCGTAGGACGTGGGCAATGAGATCAAGGGGAAGGGCTTcggtgtcgagaggaacgaataggAGGGCTCTGAGCAAAGGACACAGGAGCTCGACATGGCGGCATCAGTGCAGTAGACTGCTGTTCAGACAGAGATGAAGTTACTATCGTCGAAACCGAAAACTTACAACACGAATGTTGTGCGGAACTGTGAGATTAGGCTGCTCGTCAAAGGAAATTTCAAATGATCGATCATGCGCGACGAATCTGACAAAATTCGTCCAGAATAGCTCCAAACGGGAACACAAAATTAAGAACTTACGGCCTACGAAACTACGAACCGATCGCCTGAACGGAACCATAGCATCGAGGTACATCTTTTTCGTGTAGAGCTTACCTCGAATCGACACACCGTTGTGTAGATTAGAGAGACATGGAAGAGAGGAGATTAGATAGAAGCTTAGTGCAGGTTGAAGTTGACCTCATATAATCACCTCGCATACCTCCCGTCTCCACTCGTGCAAGGGCTGTTAGAATTACAACTGTATATAGATATGACTCGTTTAAACTTGTATTCCTTCTCTATCTCTTCTTCTCTCCCGTATCTCTTGTAAACAACTTCTTCTCTCGATCTACAACTTTTACGCCAAGAAtattgccatatatataccaatgcGGCCCGAGACAATGGGTTCAACACTTCCAACCTATTTTACATGGTAGTTAGAGCCTCTTCCTCATAAATCAAAGATCGCATCTAACTAGCTCCCAAAAATCGCGTCAAGCTTCCTCCCTCGACCGAGATCATGTCCACCACTGCCGCCACATCGCTGTCCGGCACTTCGGGCGTGTTCACCACCACCTCGTCCTCCGCCTTCGCACCATCTTCGTCCAGCACTACCGCGGGGTCTCTCGGATCGCCACCACAGGAGAAGATCACGAGGGGAAACTTCCTCTTATGGAAGGCCATTGTGTTGCCTCATATCAAAGGCGCTCAGATGGAACACCACCTCGACGGGAAGAGCCCGCCACCGCTGGCCACCCGCACCGTCACCAAGGATGGCAAGGAAGAACAAATCTTCAACTATGCTCGATCCCTCTGGTATACACTACAGCAACAACTTCAAGGGAATTTGATGGGATCTCTCTCCCGCGATATCCTCGCACATGTCGCAATGTTACAGACGCTGGTCGAAGTCTGGAGCGCCATCCACGTCATGTTCGCCTCTTAGAGCCAAGTCCAAGCCACCAACACCCGCATTGAGCTCACCAACCTAAAAAA contains:
- the LOC119282120 gene encoding esterase PIR7B-like; the protein is MERFPGKVAAAVFAAAAMPCVGKHMGVPTEEFMRRTSSEGLLMDCKMLPISNNQGAGVAIIVGPDFLARKYYQQNPPEDLALAKMLVRPGNQFIDDPMMKDASLLTDDNYGSVRKVYVVAKADSSSTEEMQRWMVVLSPGTEVEEIAGADHAIMSSRPRELCDALVKIANSLYTF